One genomic segment of Amycolatopsis sp. Hca4 includes these proteins:
- a CDS encoding pentapeptide repeat-containing protein, with product MLETGEDYREAVLSGQWWEKRRFTGCDFTGADLSGLRTRGCTFDDCVFSRADLSRSRHDASAFRSCTFERTVLAESRWTACSLLGSAFTDSGFGGIALTECDLSLASLSRARLRKLGLSGLRLREANLAEADLSGADLRGSDLTGARLQGAKFDGADLRGARLDANALVQADLRGAEVDVETAIAFAAAHGLVIR from the coding sequence GTGCTGGAGACCGGGGAGGACTACCGCGAAGCGGTGTTGTCCGGGCAGTGGTGGGAAAAACGCCGGTTCACCGGCTGCGACTTCACCGGCGCGGACCTGAGCGGGCTGCGGACGCGCGGCTGCACCTTCGACGACTGCGTGTTCAGCCGGGCCGACCTGTCGCGCTCCCGGCACGACGCCTCGGCGTTCCGCTCGTGCACCTTCGAACGGACGGTGCTCGCCGAAAGCCGCTGGACGGCGTGCTCGCTGCTCGGCTCGGCCTTCACCGACAGCGGGTTCGGCGGGATCGCGCTCACCGAGTGCGACCTCTCGCTCGCGTCGCTGTCGCGGGCGCGGCTGCGCAAGCTCGGCTTGTCGGGCCTGCGGCTGCGCGAAGCCAACCTCGCCGAGGCCGACCTCTCCGGCGCCGACCTGCGCGGCAGCGACCTGACCGGCGCCCGCCTGCAGGGCGCGAAGTTCGACGGCGCCGACCTGCGCGGCGCGCGTCTCGACGCGAACGCCCTGGTCCAGGCCGACCTGCGGGGCGCCGAGGTCGACGTCGAAACGGCGATCGCCTTCGCCGCCGCGCACGGGCTCGTCATCCGCTGA